A region of Anolis sagrei isolate rAnoSag1 chromosome 2, rAnoSag1.mat, whole genome shotgun sequence DNA encodes the following proteins:
- the TPRA1 gene encoding transmembrane protein adipocyte-associated 1, giving the protein MYDNVTEIPGTTLVTELDNVTSVPLTTAQCFNDTNITVPHKCLLLLYEDIGTSRVRYWDLLLLVPNVLFFGFLLWKLPSARAKIHATSSPIFTTFYILVFVVAVVGIARAVVSMTVSASTAATVTDKILWEITRFFLLAIELSMVILGLAFGHLESKSSVKRVLAITTVLSLAYSVTQGTLEILYPDARLSAEDFNIYGHGGRHFWLASSCFFFLVYSFVVMLPKTPLKDRISLPSRKSFYVYAGILAVLNLVQGLGSALLCAGIQEGLCCVDATTFLYFSFFAPLIYVAFLKSFFGSEPKILFSYKCQVDEPEDVDVHLPHAYGVAKKEGMDSSFYSSTQIDTAAYLDDVASMPYHVGSINSIDSDRWKAINS; this is encoded by the exons ATGTATGACAATGTCACTGAAATACCGGGCACGACACTAGTGACTGAACTGGACAACGTGACTTCTGTGCCCTTGACAACAGCACAGTGTTTTAATGACACCAACATTACAGTTCCACACAAGTGCTTGCTGCTGTTGTACGAAGACATTGGGACATCCAG AGTTCGCTATTGGGACCTTTTGCTGCTTGTTCCCAATGTGCTTTTCTTTGGGTTTCTCCTCTGGAAGCTGCCCTCTGCCAGAGCCAAAATCCATGCCACCTCCAGCCCCATCTTCACTACCTTCTACATATTG GTTTTTGTAGTAGCTGTGGTCGGGATTGCTCGGGCCGTTGTTTCCATGACCGTTAGTGCTTCAACGGCTGCTACTGTTACAGACAAG ATCCTTTGGGAAATCACAAGATTCTTCCTTCTAGCCATAGAGCTGAGCATGGTGATCCTGGGCCTTGCATTTG GTCATCTGGAGAGCAAATCCAGTGTCAAGCGTGTATTAGCAATCACAACAGTGCTGTCTCTGGCCTACTCTGTCACCCAG GGAACGCTGGAAATACTTTATCCGGATGCCAGACTCTCAGCAGAAGACTTCAATATCTATGGACACGGAGGAAGGCACTTCTGGCTAGCAAGCTCTTGCTTCTTTTTTCTG GTATATTCCTTTGTGGTGATGCTTCCGAAAACGCCCTTAAAGGATCGTATTTCTCTGCCAT CAAGGAAGAGTTTCTACGTTTATGCTGGAATCCTTGCTGTGCTGAACTTGGTGCAGGGTTTGGGCAGTGCTCTACTCTGTGCTGGTATCCAAGAAGGATTATG CTGCGTTGATGCCACCACTTTCCTCTATTTCAGCTTCTTTGCTCCTCTTATTTATGTGGCATTCTTGAAAAGTTTCTTTGG TTCCGAGCCAAAGATCCTCTTCTCCTACAAATGCCAGGTGGATGAGCCTGAGGATGTTGATGTTCACCTCCCACATGCTTATGGGGTGGCCAAGAAAGAAGGGATGGATTCTAGCTTCTACTCCAGCACTCAGATTGACACTGCAGCCTATCTGGATGACGTGGCCTCCATGCCATACCACGTGGGCAGCATCAACAGCATTGACAGTGACCGCTGGAAAGCAATCAACTCATAA